Proteins encoded in a region of the Stieleria neptunia genome:
- a CDS encoding Uma2 family endonuclease: MSSAPRYVPHYTIEDYRRWEGEWELMDGVPVSMSPSPFGPHERVVAELSRQILNQLIENECDCRVYTNLDWIVNDDTVVRPDLMVVCGVQPDRHLEQTPVVVVEVLSDATRQRDLTAKRAIYLEQDVAHYLIVDPTDQTVLDVTKAAEQSVGSGESMGLDLDDDWRIEIDATRLFV, encoded by the coding sequence ATGAGCAGCGCACCTCGCTACGTCCCGCATTATACGATCGAAGACTACCGTCGCTGGGAGGGAGAATGGGAGTTGATGGATGGCGTACCGGTCTCGATGAGCCCATCGCCGTTTGGGCCGCACGAGCGAGTTGTCGCTGAACTGTCGCGGCAAATCCTCAATCAACTCATTGAGAATGAGTGCGATTGCCGCGTCTATACCAATCTTGATTGGATCGTGAACGATGACACCGTGGTTCGACCGGATCTGATGGTCGTCTGCGGCGTTCAACCCGACCGGCATTTGGAGCAGACGCCCGTTGTCGTTGTCGAGGTGCTTAGCGATGCGACGCGGCAACGCGACCTGACTGCAAAACGGGCGATTTATCTTGAACAGGATGTCGCACACTATTTGATTGTCGACCCGACTGACCAAACCGTGCTGGACGTCACCAAGGCTGCGGAGCAATCCGTCGGATCCGGCGAATCGATGGGACTGGACCTTGACGACGACTGGCGGATCGAGATCGATGCCACGAGACTGTTTGTTTGA
- a CDS encoding Glu/Leu/Phe/Val family dehydrogenase, with amino-acid sequence MLEESRAYFCRAANVLGLSDRVRDILLTPLRIVKVGLITESDEGKLIKHTGYRVQHSRVRGPMKGGLRYHPSVDEDEATALANLMTWKTAVVDVPYGGAKGGINCDPTDLSERELNEITRTFVGQIKDVIGPTIDIPAPDVNTNAKIMGWIMDEYSKYAGFSPGVVTGKPLHLFGSEGREEATGRGVTIVLEEVLRSQKQSITDVTVAFQGFGNVGSFAARTMAELGAKIVAVGDHAGGVSNPEGLNIDELVAWTARHGSVAKFPGGDAFESSDVLTWDCDVLVPAALGDVLTKDNAEDVRASIIVEAANSPTTPEADEIFRRRGILVVPDILANAGGVTVSYFEWAQNIQQFRWELGRIRHELSDHMRKAYEAVAAVAKTRDVDLRTAAFILAIQRVGEAALSRRPYAEAKDLPR; translated from the coding sequence ATGTTAGAAGAAAGCCGAGCGTATTTCTGCCGTGCCGCCAACGTTCTGGGACTTTCCGATCGCGTGCGTGACATCCTGCTGACCCCGCTGCGGATCGTGAAGGTCGGTCTGATCACCGAGAGTGACGAAGGGAAACTGATCAAGCATACGGGATACCGAGTGCAACACAGCCGTGTCCGTGGGCCGATGAAGGGTGGATTGCGGTACCACCCTTCGGTCGACGAAGACGAAGCGACGGCGCTGGCCAATTTGATGACTTGGAAAACCGCGGTCGTCGACGTCCCCTACGGCGGCGCCAAGGGCGGCATCAACTGTGACCCAACCGATTTGAGCGAGCGTGAATTGAACGAGATCACGCGGACCTTCGTCGGCCAAATCAAGGATGTCATCGGCCCCACCATCGACATCCCCGCCCCGGACGTCAACACAAACGCCAAAATCATGGGCTGGATCATGGACGAGTACTCCAAGTACGCCGGATTCTCTCCCGGCGTCGTGACGGGCAAGCCGTTGCATTTGTTCGGATCCGAAGGCCGCGAAGAGGCGACCGGGCGCGGGGTCACGATCGTGTTGGAAGAAGTGCTTCGATCACAGAAACAATCCATCACAGACGTCACGGTGGCGTTTCAAGGGTTCGGCAACGTGGGCAGTTTTGCGGCGCGGACGATGGCGGAACTGGGAGCCAAGATCGTCGCCGTCGGCGATCATGCCGGCGGCGTCTCGAATCCCGAAGGCCTCAACATCGACGAGTTGGTTGCCTGGACCGCCCGCCATGGCAGCGTCGCCAAGTTTCCCGGTGGCGACGCGTTTGAGAGCTCCGACGTGTTGACCTGGGACTGCGATGTCTTGGTCCCCGCCGCACTCGGCGACGTGCTGACCAAAGACAACGCGGAAGACGTCCGGGCGAGCATCATCGTCGAAGCCGCCAACTCGCCGACGACGCCGGAAGCCGACGAGATCTTTCGGCGACGCGGCATTCTGGTCGTGCCCGATATTTTGGCCAACGCCGGCGGCGTGACCGTCAGCTATTTTGAATGGGCGCAGAACATTCAACAATTCCGCTGGGAACTCGGACGCATCCGACACGAGTTGTCCGACCACATGCGCAAGGCCTACGAAGCGGTGGCCGCCGTTGCCAAGACACGGGACGTTGATCTGCGTACCGCCGCGTTCATTTTGGCGATCCAGCGTGTCGGCGAGGCTGCACTTTCGCGACGCCCCTACGCCGAAGCCAAAGACCTGCCACGTTGA
- a CDS encoding sulfatase-like hydrolase/transferase: MIEVGLAEDSRPNVVMIIVDDLNDLPLSPDGKPVIKTPNIDRIARRGVTFTNAHCNDPICAPSRASMLFGLYPQTSGLYWFEKWKENGVLNQCVSLNRHLQSHGYSVFGTGKIYHGGQSDGAFDQRGPKPDVGPWPWDGKSNQSHLPHPAMMYLYDTDGDMDYKWEHHFGPLSMIPDWKPDPQAGIPGYKGWRLGGKPFRYNGDDDRDKLADERCAEWSAGMIAAEHDRPFAIFTGLVRTHTPLYAPQEYFDRFPIDSIELPETIEGDLDDCATALADPSLYGFRRYNMLVRHKDRQLYKQWLQAYLACVSFVDDQVGKILDAVDASPERDNTIVIFTSDHGFHMGEKEFLYKQSLWDGATRIPLIIAGVDGMPQGVTCDRPVSWIDLYPTLNELCGLPREPNAASGGYKLQGHSLVPLVMSPDGDWDGPDVAITALPGKDHSQHERHGGTWFPHFSVRSKQYRYTLCASGEEELYDFDADPREWTNLANDPAYAAIKASLKDQLIALRDGPNWKSLDDLHRWTYGAQKGGVASEDGTLTFSGHSSSYLATIAKYKNFEWEFEAKSPDTRQMRISYHARVKDNRVAGTVVNVPPTASNLQGNAVPFTPGQWNRYRIRVVGGRCQVWINGRLHSDRVKASGDGLGVFGIDFPGAAQPTLSIRAVRVRPL, encoded by the coding sequence ATGATCGAGGTTGGCTTGGCCGAGGACTCGCGTCCCAACGTCGTGATGATCATCGTCGACGATCTGAACGACTTGCCGCTCTCTCCCGATGGCAAACCGGTGATCAAAACACCGAACATCGATCGAATCGCTCGTCGCGGTGTCACGTTCACCAATGCCCATTGCAACGATCCGATCTGCGCGCCCTCGCGGGCCAGCATGTTGTTCGGACTCTATCCGCAAACCAGCGGCTTGTACTGGTTCGAGAAATGGAAAGAGAACGGCGTTCTGAATCAATGCGTGTCGCTCAATCGACACCTACAAAGCCACGGCTACTCCGTTTTCGGCACCGGTAAGATTTACCATGGTGGTCAATCCGACGGGGCGTTTGATCAGCGCGGACCCAAGCCTGATGTAGGGCCCTGGCCGTGGGATGGAAAGTCAAATCAAAGTCATCTGCCGCATCCGGCGATGATGTACCTGTACGACACCGATGGTGACATGGATTACAAGTGGGAACACCACTTCGGTCCGCTGTCGATGATCCCGGATTGGAAGCCGGATCCCCAAGCGGGAATCCCCGGTTACAAGGGCTGGCGGTTGGGCGGCAAGCCGTTTCGTTACAACGGCGATGATGACCGAGACAAGCTGGCCGATGAACGGTGCGCCGAGTGGTCGGCCGGCATGATCGCCGCGGAACATGATCGGCCCTTCGCGATCTTCACGGGATTGGTCCGGACGCACACGCCGCTCTATGCGCCCCAAGAATACTTCGACCGTTTCCCCATCGATTCGATCGAGTTGCCTGAGACGATCGAAGGTGACTTGGACGATTGTGCGACCGCGTTGGCGGACCCATCACTCTATGGTTTCCGGCGGTACAACATGCTCGTGCGTCACAAAGACCGGCAACTCTACAAGCAGTGGCTGCAAGCCTATCTGGCCTGTGTTTCCTTCGTCGACGATCAAGTCGGAAAGATTCTGGACGCGGTTGACGCGAGTCCCGAGCGCGATAACACGATCGTGATCTTCACCAGCGATCACGGATTTCATATGGGTGAAAAGGAGTTCCTGTACAAGCAGAGTTTATGGGACGGCGCGACGCGGATCCCGCTGATCATCGCCGGTGTCGACGGGATGCCTCAAGGCGTGACGTGTGACCGTCCGGTCTCGTGGATCGATTTATATCCGACGTTAAACGAACTGTGCGGATTGCCGCGAGAACCCAATGCCGCTTCGGGCGGTTACAAATTGCAAGGGCACAGTCTGGTCCCCCTGGTGATGTCGCCTGACGGTGACTGGGACGGTCCCGATGTCGCGATCACGGCATTGCCGGGCAAAGACCACAGCCAACACGAGCGACATGGCGGCACCTGGTTCCCGCATTTTTCCGTCCGCAGCAAGCAGTATCGATACACACTTTGTGCCAGCGGTGAAGAAGAACTGTATGACTTCGACGCCGATCCCCGCGAGTGGACGAATCTCGCGAACGATCCGGCTTACGCTGCGATCAAAGCTTCACTGAAAGACCAGCTGATCGCGTTGCGTGATGGCCCGAATTGGAAGTCTCTGGATGACCTGCATCGTTGGACCTACGGGGCGCAGAAAGGTGGCGTCGCATCCGAGGATGGGACGTTGACGTTCAGCGGACATTCATCTTCCTACCTGGCGACGATCGCAAAGTACAAAAACTTCGAATGGGAATTCGAAGCCAAGTCGCCCGACACGCGGCAGATGCGGATCAGCTATCACGCCCGCGTGAAAGACAACCGTGTCGCGGGAACCGTCGTCAATGTTCCACCCACCGCATCGAACTTGCAAGGCAATGCGGTGCCATTTACCCCGGGGCAATGGAATCGCTATCGCATTCGCGTGGTTGGTGGGCGTTGTCAAGTTTGGATCAACGGCAGATTGCACAGTGATAGGGTCAAGGCGTCCGGCGACGGTCTGGGAGTGTTCGGGATTGATTTCCCCGGAGCTGCCCAGCCGACCCTAAGCATACGCGCCGTGCGAGTGCGTCCGCTGTAG